The Triticum urartu cultivar G1812 chromosome 5, Tu2.1, whole genome shotgun sequence genome contains the following window.
CGCGGGAGCTAATCTCACTGCCAATGATTCATTCACCAGTTGGGCATCAGGTCAGATCAATCTTCATACCTCATCAAATGGATTGCAGTTTTATTTTGGCTCTGCCGCGTACACACAAGTATTCCAACCAACTTCTCTAGGCAATGGGACATCAGATTGTTATGCATTTACCAATGGCAGCTTTGGATTTCCCAAACTGGTCTTCTCATTGCCCCTTGCAAGGTCATTTCAGTTCATGCGGTTAGAGTTTGATGGTCATTTTCGTCTATATGAAATGAAGGAGGCTGCCTTCCACGTGGTGTTCGATGTGCTAAGCAATGAAATCAAGTTTTGTGATTATCCTCTAGCCTGTGGTGAATACAGTGTTTGTATAAATGGGCAGTGTTGCTGTCCCAGCTCTCACTATTTTAGACTCCAAGATGAATGGCGTCCAGATATGGGGTGTCTACCATGGACTAATCTGTCTTCTTGCAATGACATGCGCTATCATCAACTTGTACCTATTAGCAACATTTCTTACTTCAGTGATGATGCCTTCCAATCATTGGCTACTTCTGCTACAGATGCGGACTGCAAGCAATCTTGCTTAGAAGAGTGCTCTTGCAAAGTTGCATTATTTCAATACGATGACCATGATGGAATTACTGGCTCTTGTTTGCATTTATCACAGGCCTCACTACTTTCTCAAACTACAAATTCTTCTCATCGTACTTCAGCATTTTTCAAAATACAGGGCACCATGAAAAGAAGGACCAACATTGCCATTGGTTCTGCAGTTGGTAGTTTTGCTTTATTTGCAACTGCCATCTCCATTTTCACTTGGAGAAAATGTAAGAAAACGGAGGAGGAAGAATGCTTCCTTGGAGGAATACCTGGAGTACCAGCACGCTTCTCCTATAACGAGCTGAAGATAGCCACAAGGAACTTCTCGATGAGGCTTGGATCTGGAGGGTTTGGCTCTGTCTTCAAAGGTAAAATAGGCAAGGAAACGATAGCTGTCAAGCGCTTAGAAGGGGTCGATCAAGGAAAGCAGGAGTTCTTAGCAGAAGTTGAGACCATAGGAAGAATTCATCACATTAATCTTGTCAGGTTAATTGGATTTTGTGCTGAAAAATCGAGCAGGCTACTTGTGTACGAGTATATGAGCAATAGTTCATTGGATAAATGGATATTCCATGCACATCCAGTTTTTACACTCTCATGGAAGACAAGGCGTAATATCATCATGGGTATTGCCAAGGGTCTGTCTTATCTCCATGAAGAATGTGAACAAAGGATTGCTCACCTAGACATCAAGCCACAGAACATTCTTCTGGATGACAGGTTTAATGCGAAGGTCTCGGATTTTGGATTATCGAAATTGATAAGTAGGGACGATAGCAAGATCATGACTCGGATGCGAGGCACACGTGGATATCTTGCACCTGAGTGGCTAGGTTCGAAGATCACCGAGAAGGTAGACATCTACAGCTTTGGAATTGTCATAGTTGAAATTATATGTGGGCGAAGGAACCTGGACGAATCACAACCTGAAGAGCGAGTTCACCTAATCAGTCTTCTGCAAGAAAAGGCTAGATGTGGAAAGTTATTCGATTTGGTGGATACGAGCAGCAACGACATGCAATTTCACATGGAGGAGGTTAGAGAAATGATGGAGCTCGCAATGTGGTGCTTACAGGTTGATAGCAGCAAGAGGCCTCTGATGTCAACAGTTGCCAAGGTGTTGGAAGGTGCGATGACTTTAGAGGCCACACCTCACTATGATCTTGTTGCTAATCATGAACCAAATCAGAGCGATGTTGAGATGCAAATTTGCTCATACCTGCCTTCGGCAACACATCTGTCGGGGCCTAGGTGACAGTTTCATGCAGCCTTCCCAAATACACCAACAACGTTGTTTATGACTTCTAGTTTATATCATGAGTCTAATGTGTTGTCTAGGTGCCAACTCGCGAAGTTGCATGTAGACTAGGATTTCTCAAATTGTTGTATCGTTTCTTCTATTTGTACCACTTATTGTTTTTCATGTAACAACCACGTTGTATAAATTCCTCCATTTTCATGTACACGGCTTGGTTGCATCAATGAATCCCAATGGGCCATTTCTAATACTATTTTTCGCGATTAGTTGAAGAGCACTCGTTGAGCCCAGCAATATATGGTCGATATGTGACCTATGCAGGATTTAATTGTGTATATTTTCTAAAGGATTATGTCTCCACTTCAGACATCAGTAAGTAATATTTGCCAGTCTTTGTTATTGCCGGACTTGTAACTGGAACTGGAAGCGCTTACGTTGTAGATTGGATCGGATGGTCAGTGTTAAGGTTCTGAAAGTGAAATGGGTTAGATCGGATGAACACGGCTCTCGGTTAAATCTTGCGCATGCTTCTAGTGATGAACAATGCCCAGGATCACCGAGTATTGGTACTGTGGTTGATGAGGTGTGTCCAAATGTGCTGTATGGTGCTTGTAGTGATGAACAATTATGTTCAGGATCAGCAAGTATTGGTACTGTGATAGATGAGGTGCATCCAAATGGTGCTTGTAGTGATGAACATGCCTGGCTTCACAGAGGAAGCTCTGTTTGGTGCCTTGTCTCATTTACTGGAGAACAATTTCCATGGCCCTGCGTATAGGGGATGCAGGAGGAGCAGCAAGTGTCGTGACTCTCATCAACTTTCTTTTTAGATAAAAGGCTGAGGCCcgactttataaataaagccacCGGGCAGAGTTAAACAGCAGGACGGACAACATAGACATAACAAGAGTAGCACCCAGCACGAATGAAAGGAGAAAGTATCGTACATGGCTCCCAGGCCAGTACACGGCGCGCAGGCCGGAGAGACAAAAGACGCCAAACATAGGGCCATCAACACCTAGCTGCCGGCGCGGGTAGGAGATAGGGAGATAGCAGAAGCCCGAATCTTGGAAACCATCATATCAAGCACGTCTCGATCCACCTCCTTAATCAATGATCTCCACTGCTGCAAGAACACGCAAGTTTTAAATAAGCAATCAGTAGG
Protein-coding sequences here:
- the LOC125555680 gene encoding G-type lectin S-receptor-like serine/threonine-protein kinase SD2-5, with translation MEVCAIRKVGRGGVQPPAPSSSSRAGDVRSRRTQVTQPQEDRTLHILYNLFGASLHQTATSSLMIRIHDNTMQSLHVLIITLLFLFVYSLHQFPFAHALSSSIPTNTSLLQYPAINLSGNSSARLFLQSRSSDTLASFGFYSTDGSVFILCVMMSYYGGYGDSIIGHPQVIWSANRNFPVGRDDILSFTGAGQLILQNNVGTFVWSTPTKDASVVGMRLDGSGNLVLFDQNNVSVWESFDYPTDTLVIGQLLCAGANLTANDSFTSWASGQINLHTSSNGLQFYFGSAAYTQVFQPTSLGNGTSDCYAFTNGSFGFPKLVFSLPLARSFQFMRLEFDGHFRLYEMKEAAFHVVFDVLSNEIKFCDYPLACGEYSVCINGQCCCPSSHYFRLQDEWRPDMGCLPWTNLSSCNDMRYHQLVPISNISYFSDDAFQSLATSATDADCKQSCLEECSCKVALFQYDDHDGITGSCLHLSQASLLSQTTNSSHRTSAFFKIQGTMKRRTNIAIGSAVGSFALFATAISIFTWRKCKKTEEEECFLGGIPGVPARFSYNELKIATRNFSMRLGSGGFGSVFKGKIGKETIAVKRLEGVDQGKQEFLAEVETIGRIHHINLVRLIGFCAEKSSRLLVYEYMSNSSLDKWIFHAHPVFTLSWKTRRNIIMGIAKGLSYLHEECEQRIAHLDIKPQNILLDDRFNAKVSDFGLSKLISRDDSKIMTRMRGTRGYLAPEWLGSKITEKVDIYSFGIVIVEIICGRRNLDESQPEERVHLISLLQEKARCGKLFDLVDTSSNDMQFHMEEVREMMELAMWCLQVDSSKRPLMSTVAKVLEGAMTLEATPHYDLVANHEPNQSDVEMQICSYLPSATHLSGPR